The genomic DNA AGGAGTCCTCAAATAGAGAGGCCACCTCTTTCCCGCTGAAGCACACACAGTAGTGTTTCTTCCTCCACTCCTTTCTGGCCACAGGCTGTGGTAGATGGGTACCAACGCCTCCCTGGTAACTGAGTTCGTGCTGGTGGGCTTCTCACGTCTGGTCCACCTGCAgggcctcctcttctccctcttcctggcTGTCTACCTGCTCACGGTGGCAGGCAATCTCCTCATTGTGGCGCTAGTCTCCACAGACGCAGCGCTGCAGTCccccatgtatttcttcctccGCATCCTCTCAGCCCTGGAGATCTGCTATACGTCGGTCACCGTCCCCTTGCTGCTGCACCATCTGCTCACTGGCCGGCGCCACATCCCACGTTCCGGCTGCGCTCTGCAGatgttctttttcctcttctttggtGCCACCGAGTGCTGCCTGCTAGctgccatggcctatgaccgctatgccGCTATCTGCGAGCCCCTGCGCTACCAAGTACTGCTCAGCCGGCGGGTGTGTGTGCAGCTTGCCGGTGCCGCGTGGGCCTGCGGGGCTCTGGTGGGgctgggccacacctccttcatcttctccttGCCCTTCTGTGGCCCCAACGCCGTCCCCCACTTCTTCTGTGAGATCCAGCCGGTGCTGCAGCTGGTATGTGGAGACACCTCGCTCAACGAGCTGCAGATTATCCTGGCTGCCGCCCTTATCATCTTGTGCCCCTTTGGCCTCATCCTTAGTTCTTATGGGCGGATCCTGGCCACTATCTTCCGCATTCCATCAGCTGCTGGTCGCCGCAAGGCCTTCTCCACCTGTTCCTCCCACCTGGTAGTGGTATCTCTCTTCTACGGTACTGCCATCTTTATCTATATCCGCCCTAAGGCCAGCTATGACCCAGCCACAGACCCTCTGCTGTCCCTCTTCTATGCCGTGATCACCCCCATCCTCAATCCTgtcatctacagcctgaggaattCGGATGTCAAGGCTGCATTAAAAAGAAGTATCCAGAAAATGGGGCCCTCCGAGATTTGACAAGGGGTGGGAGATGACTCCTGAACAGAACTTTAGATTCTAAATGATCAAGGATGAAAGGAGAGGAAACCTGGAACATAGACTTAACTTTAAAAAGCTACTGATTCCCTCAACACCCGCCGCTCTATTCTGGCTCCTGTTGCAAAGGGTTGATTTTACAAGTGGAGCAATTTAACTAGAAACAAAGCTGCAGTTAACTAGAAACAAAGTTGCGGTTGACTAGAAACAAAGTTGCAATTTAACTAGAAACAACGTTCACCTACAGGGCAATGGTCCTGGAAGTTATCGGCCATTCAGACATGGTAAGAAAGGCCTTTATTTTCTGAGTTAGTAggctcaacaacaacaaaaaaaatctgtcccTAGTAAAAGCAAAGCTCTTAAGTGAAAGAGGATCTGAAAAGAATCATGGAGGTTAGATCTTATGGGCATTAATATACCATTGTGGTTGAAAGAGTTGGTGTTAAtacatttgaatttaaaaattttgtttgtgggtgtttttgttttgttttgttttgttttgttgagacagtctgATAGAGGTCTGATGGGTCTCacactcattatgtagcctaatTTGGTCTTAAACTCCCgattctcctacctccacctcccaagtgttgctTTATTCAATTGTTGCAGGTCATCATgggcaccaccacacttggcttgaATTCAAATCCTAATTCTTCCAACTAATTAGCTGTGTGATCATaaacaaatgacataatttctctGCACTTTAAACTCCTTATCCATAAAGCTGAGATGACAAGGAAGTCAAATTCTCTGGGAGTATGTAAGAACCCATGCTACATGAGTATctctacaaatatttttaatactaaGTCAGGCAGATTGGCACAGAAAGCATCATCCATCTGACAGTGCGTGTAGGGGGCAGAagggtatttttgcatcagtgggGTTGGTGCCTGGGAAACCCAAAGGAAGGTAGAGAAAGATGCCACACAACACGACTGCAGAAAAATGccccctgtggtgatatattgtttatgatttattaaagcctgcctgaggattcagaaggcaaaaccagccacaagccatagaaaccaggcacacctttaatcccagcaaccagaagttaggaggtggtggtacacacctttaatcctaggactcaggattaagaggtagatagatctctccAGGGACATGGCCACCCAGGGagacatgagattgaatcagtctaaaagattaacagatcacacacttttaatcccagcactagatggGTAGAAAAGATAGAAGCAGAATCTTCAGTATTCAAGAGGAGgctttcattctccagccatgctgaggagaggttacagtctgaggcttggtgagagttcATGAAGACAGGATCAGTCCATTCAACTTGAGTTAGCTATAAgaagctagtggccggctgctttgattttctgatattcagcttgaagtttgaaactcaatatcagtctctggatcatttattaattcatgttacagCCCCCCCATCAGTAAGACAAGCCAAAAACATCCAGGACACTGAAGATGATTAGAGTATCCATGAACTACAAGAGTTGGTGGAAAGCAGAGCAAATTAATGAGAAGTTCTGGTGATGCAATTCCAcaaccccagtgcttgggagactgaggcaggaggaacattgcaagttccaggccagtctaggctatagagtaaaaccctgtctcaaaaaataagagtcTCCCAGAGGATCAAATGGATACATTAATTAAGAATTCACTAATAATTAAAATGCAtaaggtatggagagagagagaaagagagagtaatcagaatgcattatatacaggaatgaaattgtcaaagaataaatttaattaaaaatgtaaaataaataaaatccacatgatttttattattaccaACGCTTAAAACTTTGCAAGCACCTCTTCATTATTCTTCTATGTGCTTGTTGTTCTCCTGACACTGTGGTAAAAACTGAGTAAACACAGGTGGTTTTTGTTCAGACAGTCCTTGTTTAGAGAAAATGCTAATTCCCATGAAACTGTCACAAACAATGTGAACTTGGGCAATATGACACTCAAAACTTAACAGTGGGACTGGGGTGCTGGCTCAATGAGAAAGTACTTGCATGGCAAGCTCAAGACCCTATGTTCAATcccaagaaccaaagaaaaaaatgacacataTGTGGTTATTCTGCCAGCTCCGGGGAGGATGGTATGACTGTCACCATTTTATCAGTAAGTGGAATCTCTCTCTATCTTGCAGCCATCAGAATGTCAACAGGGAGGAAACACAGCACAGAAGAGCTACCTGAAGGATTTGCAGCATGGCTTTTCCTCTGATCCCTGGAGTTCTTATCCCCAGGGTGAAGCTGACCAGCAGAACTGCACATTTAAAATGCACCATTCCATCTCCTGATTACCTCCATCTTGACTTCTGTCAGAGGTCTCCCTAGCTAAGGAGTACTTCAGCATTTTGCCATTGGTTTCCACTGGGGAAGATCACAAGAGGCAGCTTTATGAAACTCATAGGAAAACTTACCCCACAGATCCATGATAGGAACAGCAGTGCTTATCTTGTCAAAGCAGCAATACcttctttttgagtcagggccttGCTGTATAACTAAGGTTGGTCTTGTACTCACagctcttgagtgctgggattaaagacaaagTCACCACACCCTACTAACAATAACTTTTTCTCATCATTTATGGAGTCATCATTGGCATGTAATcaattgtatatatttatctgTATATAAGAACTGACACAGGAGGGCACCCCAAATCCATTGGCACAGCCATTAAACAATACACATGTCCCTCAAATGTTTCCTCATGCCCCAATGCAGTATCTCCCTTTCACCCTTCTCTGCAAACTTTACTCCCAAACAATCTTTTGTCTGCATTCCATCAGTACAGATCAATTTGCCTTTCCTAGAGTTTTAGTGAAATGGACGTTTTGGCCTGACTACCTTAATCCAATATAATTGTTTTGAGATTCATCCATGTTACAGTATATAACAGCTGACTCATATTCATTTCTGAGTAGTGCCCCATCATGTAAGACCTTGATTGAAAATGTTGCATATGTCCACTTTTTCACTCTTATGTATGAAGTATTTGTGAACCTCTAtaattatgtatgtgttcatTATTCTTATCCAGTTGCATATACACAGATGTACAATGCATACATCACATGAAAACAGGAGTTGTTTTTGAGTAGGGAAAGCCCAAGGATGAGGGTTCAGGGGACtagaaaggtggctcagcagctgaggGCACTTGTCaccaggcatgaggacctgattttaaTCCCTAGAGACCACAAGGTAGAACCCACTCCCacatgctgtcttctgactttgAGCACATGTATCCCCACaaaaatgcacacatgtgcagacatAACAAGTTCTTGAAGTGAAGAGTGAAGACTTGCAGCCAGGAACAGTGACTCACACTTgcaatctcagcattcagaatACTGAAACAGGAGATTTGTCTTTCATACCAGGCCAGCTCAGGCTGTATGAAActctttttctggaaaaaaaaatgaatgatgataaaggactgaaACCCTAGGCTATGAGCTTCACGATACAAAGTCTCTAATGACCTAGAGTAAATACCGCCTGCCACCTTCCTGGTTGTCAGTTTCCTGATAAATAAGCAGAAGTCTGAATTAATGTGCTGCGCTAGGCTAGGAATCTCCTGCTCTGTGTTTGGTCCCCTGAGTATCCTCTATTTCTGTGGCTGAGTCTCTCACAAAGAACAAAATCAGAGTGTGGCGGATGCCCTTCTCCACCATCACTGCCAAAGGATCTTGAGCTCCATCTGTCCTGAACCTGATTTAAATATGTCCACTTGACTCCATGGTAAACACCAGTCATAATAGGCAACAAAGTTCTAAGTTCATTAATTCTGATCCTAActaggaaaggggaaaggagaaaggtttCTGTTTCTTGTGTTCACATAGACTTCCAGATGATGAACATTCACAAGTTAAGACACAGGGAGGTGCTGTCTTCAGAGTGCAGTGTGTTTCCTACCTATGTCTCTCTTGTGTCTGTGAGCTGCACCTAAGTATCCAGCCACCAATCTGGAAACTCCTCTGAGACAGCAGCAGTCTCAGCTCAATGCCTAGGTGCTCCCCCTTTAGTGTAGCTCCTTAGCACAGGTGCTCTTAGAATGCAGCCTCCTGACATAGTAAGTCTACAAGGCAGGTGTGAGCACTAAATCATCAGCTCTGCTGTCTGATGGAGTGAGTAATGCCCCTCCCAAAGACCCATGAAAATCCTTCCCTCTGTATCACAGATCATGCTTTACTTTAAGCTGTTGGAATGATTCATTGCTTAAACCATTAGCTTGGGGGAAAGATCTGGAAAACAAGCATGACAAGACTTTGGTCACAGACTGCCTGCCCTCCCCaccaccaagaaaataaaagcagaaatgttTTTTGCAAAGTTAGAATTGAACCAAGTCCAGTTCTGCCCATAGCCCCGTTGTACCCAGTGAACAGTATAACTGTGATGGAGTGGCCTCATGTTTCCCAAGGCTCTTTTGAGCTTTTCTAATTACCTACAAGGGGGATAGATGGTTTGAATAATTGCCCTGCAGTGAGGCAGGACAACAGTTTGCACATGCTCCAACAGTATAATCACCTTTTACGAGGAGCAAATGGGAGCCTGTAATAGTTGAATCAATACTGTTGACgtaaaaggagagaacttatACTTGCAAATCATCAGATTAATCAAGAAGTCTATGGGTGAGACTCAGACAAAACTCTGATAGTTACTGCCCTAATCTTCAAAGAGCTCAAGAGAGTATTGATTGCGGTGCTTCAGGACCTGAGAACTGCAAAAGGTGTCGTTGCGcgaagcaaccacatggtggcagcACGCGTCCACTGTACTGACATCCGGCGGCGATGCACGCTGTGATGGTATTTAAAAAGGAAGGGACTCTGCTCAGAAATTGTTGGGCTCTTGAAAATTCAGTTGAGAGTTTTTGTAAACAGTCACTGTAAATGCATCCCAAAGACAGCACACAAAGTAAATTTGGTCCAAATAACTCATCTAAGACTTATCACCACCTGAGACTCCCTCCACTGAAACGCGTTAAGCTCTGATGAAGAAGGCATGGTGCCCCTTACAGCCCTTTCCTCCATCAATTCTCTTTCCTATTTCTTGTCTGCCTAGGTCCTACAGAAGACAAGAAatgcttctggttttgttttgttttaattctctgaTCACCCGGATGTTTTAAAAGAGCAAAACATTCTGTTCCAGGTTGGTATACATAGGAGCTGAGATTTATTTCAGGTAAAAAGACAGTTTAATAACACTAGCCACCACAATAGGGGTTTGTTCTAAATCCCAACCAGAGTTCTTTGCTATAGGTTAGCCTATAGGTTTCTAGAGAGGGTGGGTGATCTAAGGTAATATATGACTTGGCCACAGCTCATATATTATTTGGGTTGCTTTATGCCAGAAGTCAGAAAGGCAGAGAATATAAGGACCAGCGCTATAACTCAAGGCTGCCTGGAGCTCATAAAGCAGGGGTTGCCCTTGCTGAAACAAAATGATGGAGAGAAGGGGAACTGGGCTCCAGGGAAGTGTGACTAGATCACTCCAATATTGGCAAATcttgtctctgtttttttctttcagtttcttatATATCATACAATGTACTTTGAATTCATTCCCTTCCCTTAtcctcttttattctttcctcttactaaatcatttttcctttttccaggtctttttattcatttacttatttaatgtatACGaacattttgtctgcatgtatgtctgtgtatcacatgtttTCCTCAtgctggcagaggccagaaggtgtcagatcccctgggattggagttacagtcAGTAGTGAGCCAGCCACCatttgggtactgggaattgaacccaggtcctctggaaggattctctctctagccctcattttatttttcatgtgtgcaAAGTTCATCACATTTAATTAAGGTCACACATAGGGAGGGACTTACCACTTGAACAAGGACAACTTGGCTGGTGGCTACAGCATTAAGGACTATGATTCCCATCCTCTATCAACCATTAGGAGCCTCTAACTCCTCAAGATGGGGTGGTATCTCCTGGAATGTTAATTGGCCTGGTCTTCTGGTGGTCCTGTTCAAGAAACCGCCACTGCTGCGGTTTTATGAGTGCAGCAGCCATATGATGTCCAGAAAAGGGAATTTCACAGCATTCCTTCCCAGTCTCTGGCTCTTAGATTCTTTCTATCTCTGCAATGTTCCTAAGCCTCAGAGAAAGGAAATCTAGTTTCTCTTAAAGAGGCAGCATCTTAACATGCCAGGCTCATGATATACTACCAAACTCCATCACTCCCCACAGAAAGGGCAAAGTACAAATAGAATGAAATCTCCATGCCCTTATTACTGGTGTCCACAATATCCAGGGTTCTTAACTGAAAGTTGAAGGTTTGGtaaatgacagaaaacaaattcCCTTTGCTGAGTCATCATTAAGGCCCAGTCTGCATTTGGAATCATAGATATTTACCATCCTCTGTATTTGTGGTTGGACTGCAGATGTGTTTCCTGTCACTTTAACCTGTCTTCTCTCTTCTTACTGTCTCTTCCACAAGTCTCACAGTTTTGGATCCCaggcaaggttttttttttttttttccacagatgaattttgttctctttcctcaAGGCCTGACAGCAAGAAATGTTAGCATGACTGGAAAATATGCCTATTTTATCATCCCCTcgtttctgctttttttccctgCCAAATCAGAGGCCAAATGTGAAATATATCATCTCCATGTGTTTTTCATGTTAAAATTCCCTCCTCACATGGGTAGGGTCTTTCTAGACAGGTAGGCCAACCTCAGTTTCTAGTCCTAACAGCCACAGTAGACTTCAAGCAGCAGCTGTCATAGCCTGACAACAATCCTGACCCTTTTTAGTTACTTTCAGAGATGGTAACTGTGGTGGTTTAGATGAGAATGGCCCACATACACTcagatatttgaatgtttggtctccaCTTGGTGAAACTACTCGGGAAGAgttaggaggtgtgatcttgttgaaggtgtgtcactgggggtgggcgtcaaggtttcaaaaacccatgccactttcagctcctctctctctctctctctctctctctctctctctctctctggctcctaccTGTGGATCAAggtataagctctcagctactgtttcagtgctctgcctgcatgcctgcctgcctgctgccatgatctctgccatgatggtcatggccTTTAACCTTCTGGGACTATGAGCCAccaataaactttttttttttaatgtgccttagtcatggtgttttatcacaccaatatGAAAGTAACTAGGGTAGTAACACATTCTCTAGTCCATTAACTATTTGAGGGGTATTCTTGTTTGTACATGTGGTTTATCCCAGTCATCAAAAAGCATAATATATTATACTACATAGAATAAAATGACAACCTTTGGGTTCCCCTCAAGGATGTCCCACCCTTGGAACAGCTTCGCTTGCATGTCTTACCATGAAAAAAGTCATGCAACTGTTCCTCCAAaactcatgtttgtttgttttccatcctAATTTGGGCAATTCATTCCCTAGTTTTTCTTGGTGTTCTATTTTGTTCACCCCCGATAAAAAGGGTAACAACAGCCCAATGAAATTATGCCACCCAAGTGAAGTTTAGTGAAGCAATAACTCTTGCTGGGTTATTTACAGGGCTATGGGTAACTCCAATATCACAGAAAAACCCACCTCAGCATGGATTAAGGACTCACAGAAGTTCCATATACACCTTGGGGACAGCTCTAGTCCTCCACCAATTGCTTACTGCCCATATACCCTCCAGATGTGTCTCTCTCATGCTACTAAGTTTCATGAGCCTTGTGAGTCTCCCTGTACCCTTCATAAGGGGATGgtcaaatattgaaaaaaaaaaacccagctacaCTACATATAGACATGTACATATTTATCACATGGCTTTTGTCCCTGCCCTTTAAAGTCATTTGTCAAGGTAAAGTGAAACCTCTCAGCCTGTCTGTAAGTTTTTCTCCAGCCACAATCAACCAAACAAGCATAGGCAATGGATCAAATTAGGGTTTAATTTAAATACAGTAGTAATTTAACCAAGAGAATACTAGAAAGTGAAAATATTGATTAGAATTTACCAAAAAAGTAATCAtttcctttaaactttttattacatttgtttatttgtgtgtgcggTGGTGGTGAGGTATGggcatgtgcatgccacagcccacatgtagaagtcagaagaccagttgcaggagtcagttctctccttccaccagtcAGTCCTGGGTATGAAATTCAGATTGTTAGGgtggtggcaagcgcctttaccaatgagccatttcaccagctccATATAATGGCAGAAGGTGGGCTGGATAGAGAGAGACACGGACACATAAGGTAGACGAGGAACTGTGGTAAATTTCCAGATCACTGAAGAAGGAAAGGGATGGAGGTGAGTTTTGATTTTTGTGGATAAATATTCACCAAGATGTATAACAAGAGTAAAGAGTGGACCAAACACAATATATTCAGGAATAAAGAGGAGCTGAAGGGATGGAGGGTTAAAAGCAAACACAAGTGATAGCAGGTGATAAAAGCCAATGTCCAGCTGAGGGTGAGATTGATGTGAGGGACAGGGacagtaatctcagcactcagcagcTTGGACTGTATATTAAAATGCTGTTCCTtttccaaagttaaaaaaaaccaaaaaaaaaaaacttaaggtgACTTAAATCTGCAGTGTCGACTGACAATcgaggcaatggtggagaggataccctaaatgcccttcccctagaattagactgatgactactttatatgccatcctagagacctcatccagtggctgatggaagcagaggcagacacccacagatatacactgaactgaactcgggaacccagttgcagagagggaagaataaagatcaaaggggtcaggaccaggctggtgaaacccacagaaacagctggcctgaacaagggggagcacatggatctcagactgctgtctgggaggccagcacatgaacctcagactgctgtctgggagaccagcacaggactgatccagacccctgaacatggatgtcaatgaggaggccttctaattctatggggcccctggtagtggattagtattttgccctggtgtaagaagggactttgagagcccatcccatgtgaagggatgctctctctgcctggacatatgggggaaggcccaggatgatgtggtggactttggggagctcccatgaaggccctaccctccctggggagtggagagggcaTGGGGTGAAGGACAGATTGGGGGctgggggaaggtggggggaggggagggagaggaagaagggattgacatgtgaagcaagcttgttcctaatttgaactaaaaaaaaaaaaaaaaaaaaaaaaaatctgcagtgTCCCCAATAGATTAAGGCTGCTTTAC from Cricetulus griseus strain 17A/GY chromosome 1 unlocalized genomic scaffold, alternate assembly CriGri-PICRH-1.0 chr1_0, whole genome shotgun sequence includes the following:
- the LOC100769019 gene encoding olfactory receptor 10C1; translated protein: MGTNASLVTEFVLVGFSRLVHLQGLLFSLFLAVYLLTVAGNLLIVALVSTDAALQSPMYFFLRILSALEICYTSVTVPLLLHHLLTGRRHIPRSGCALQMFFFLFFGATECCLLAAMAYDRYAAICEPLRYQVLLSRRVCVQLAGAAWACGALVGLGHTSFIFSLPFCGPNAVPHFFCEIQPVLQLVCGDTSLNELQIILAAALIILCPFGLILSSYGRILATIFRIPSAAGRRKAFSTCSSHLVVVSLFYGTAIFIYIRPKASYDPATDPLLSLFYAVITPILNPVIYSLRNSDVKAALKRSIQKMGPSEI